Proteins from a single region of Bradyrhizobium diazoefficiens:
- the gyrB gene encoding DNA topoisomerase (ATP-hydrolyzing) subunit B — MTEPARQTPAENEPSTASEYGAESIRVLKGLDAVRKRPGMYIGDTDDGSGLHHMVYEVVDNAIDEALAGHATRVDVILNADNSVTVRDDGRGIPVDIHKGEGISAAEVIMTQLHAGGKFDQNSYKVSGGLHGVGVSVVNALSSKLGLRIWRDNKEHYIEFAHGDAVAPLKVVGEAPGKRGTEVTFLASSETFKNIEYDFATLEHRLRELAFLNSGVNIALSDMRHAVEKREEMHYSGGVEEFVRYLDRNKKAIVPAPIMVRAEANSIGVEAALWWNDSYHENVLCFTNNIPQRDGGTHLAGFRGALTRQVNGYADANAKKEKIALTGDDCREGLTAVLSVKVPDPKFSSQTKDKLVSSEVRPVVENVLNEALQAWFEEHPSEAKMIVGKVIQAAAAREAARKARELTRKSPLSVSSLPGKLADCQEKDPAKSELFIVEGDSAGGSAKQGRNREFQAVLPLRGKILNVERVRPDKMLGSEQIGTLITALGTGISDEFSIEKLRYHKIIVMTDADVDGAHIRTLLLTFFYRQMPAIIDGGYLYIAQPPLYKVSRGKSEQYLKDERALEDYLIDTGLDDCVFIPGNGGDRTGRDLRSLVDDARVVRSILRNLHSRYNRKVVEQAAITGVLNKAIYGDSEKAAAAAQYIAGRLDSLAEEVERGWVGQYVEGQGFQFERTVRGVREFALIDDAFLGSAEARKLDEYTVKLQDVYARPGKLRRKDVEHMVYGPVDLFEAVTDAGRKGVALQRYKGLGEMNPEQLWETTLDINARSLLQVKVKEVDEADDIFTKLMGDVVEPRRDFIQEHSLSATIDI, encoded by the coding sequence ATGACAGAACCTGCTCGGCAGACGCCTGCCGAAAACGAGCCCTCCACCGCGAGCGAATACGGCGCGGAATCGATCCGCGTGCTCAAGGGGCTCGACGCCGTCCGCAAGCGCCCGGGCATGTATATCGGCGACACCGATGACGGCTCGGGCCTGCACCACATGGTCTACGAGGTCGTCGACAACGCGATCGACGAAGCGTTGGCGGGCCATGCCACGCGCGTCGACGTGATCCTCAACGCCGACAATTCCGTCACCGTGCGCGACGACGGCCGCGGCATTCCCGTCGACATCCACAAGGGCGAAGGCATCTCGGCGGCCGAGGTCATCATGACCCAGCTCCATGCCGGCGGAAAATTCGACCAGAACTCCTACAAGGTCTCCGGCGGCCTGCACGGTGTCGGCGTCTCCGTCGTCAATGCGCTGTCGAGCAAGCTCGGCTTGCGCATCTGGCGCGACAACAAGGAGCACTACATCGAATTCGCCCATGGCGATGCGGTGGCACCGCTCAAGGTCGTCGGCGAGGCACCCGGCAAGCGCGGCACCGAGGTGACGTTCCTGGCCTCGAGCGAGACCTTCAAGAACATCGAATATGATTTCGCCACCCTCGAGCACCGCCTGCGCGAGCTTGCCTTCCTCAATTCCGGCGTCAACATCGCGCTGTCCGATATGCGTCATGCAGTCGAGAAGCGCGAGGAGATGCACTATTCCGGCGGCGTCGAGGAATTCGTCAGATATCTCGACCGCAACAAGAAGGCGATCGTGCCGGCGCCGATCATGGTGCGCGCGGAAGCCAACAGCATCGGCGTCGAGGCCGCCTTGTGGTGGAATGACAGCTACCATGAGAACGTGCTGTGCTTCACCAACAACATCCCGCAGCGTGACGGCGGCACCCATCTGGCCGGCTTCCGCGGCGCGCTGACGCGCCAGGTCAACGGCTATGCCGACGCCAATGCGAAAAAGGAAAAGATCGCGCTGACCGGCGACGACTGCCGCGAAGGCCTTACCGCCGTGCTGTCGGTGAAGGTGCCCGATCCGAAATTCTCGTCGCAGACCAAGGACAAGCTGGTGTCCTCGGAAGTGCGTCCCGTGGTCGAGAACGTCCTCAACGAGGCGCTCCAGGCCTGGTTCGAGGAGCACCCCTCGGAAGCCAAGATGATCGTCGGCAAGGTGATCCAGGCCGCGGCCGCGCGTGAAGCCGCGCGAAAAGCGCGCGAGCTGACGCGCAAGAGCCCGCTCTCGGTCTCCTCGTTGCCCGGCAAGCTTGCCGACTGCCAGGAAAAGGACCCGGCGAAATCGGAGCTCTTCATCGTCGAGGGCGACTCGGCAGGCGGCAGCGCCAAGCAGGGCCGCAACCGCGAATTCCAGGCGGTGCTGCCGCTGCGCGGCAAGATCCTCAACGTGGAACGCGTGCGTCCCGACAAGATGCTGGGAAGCGAGCAGATCGGCACGCTGATCACCGCGCTCGGCACCGGCATCAGCGACGAATTCTCGATCGAGAAGCTGCGCTATCACAAGATCATCGTGATGACGGACGCCGACGTCGATGGCGCCCATATCCGCACGCTGCTGCTGACCTTCTTCTACAGGCAGATGCCCGCCATCATCGACGGCGGCTATCTCTACATCGCCCAGCCGCCGCTCTATAAGGTCTCCAGAGGCAAGTCCGAGCAGTATCTGAAGGACGAGCGGGCGCTGGAAGATTATCTGATCGACACCGGGCTCGACGACTGCGTGTTCATTCCCGGCAATGGCGGCGATCGCACCGGCCGCGACCTGCGTTCACTGGTCGACGATGCGCGCGTCGTCCGCAGCATCCTGCGCAACCTGCACAGCCGCTATAACCGCAAGGTGGTCGAGCAGGCCGCCATCACCGGCGTGCTCAACAAGGCGATCTACGGCGATTCAGAGAAAGCCGCAGCCGCTGCGCAATATATCGCCGGCCGGCTGGACAGTCTGGCCGAAGAGGTCGAGCGCGGTTGGGTCGGGCAGTATGTGGAAGGCCAGGGATTCCAGTTCGAGCGCACCGTGCGCGGCGTCAGGGAGTTCGCCCTCATCGACGACGCGTTCCTGGGTTCGGCGGAAGCCCGCAAGCTCGACGAGTACACGGTGAAGCTCCAGGACGTCTATGCACGCCCCGGCAAGCTGCGGCGCAAGGACGTCGAGCACATGGTCTACGGGCCGGTCGATCTCTTCGAAGCCGTCACCGATGCCGGCCGCAAGGGCGTCGCGCTGCAGCGCTACAAAGGCCTCGGCGAGATGAACCCTGAGCAGCTGTGGGAAACGACGCTGGACATCAATGCGCGCTCGCTGCTCCAGGTGAAGGTCAAGGAGGTCGACGAGGCCGACGACATCTTCACCAAGCTGATGGGCGACGTGGTCGAACCGCGCCGCGACTTCATCCAGGAACATTCGCTGAGCGCGACGATCGACATCTGA
- the murA gene encoding UDP-N-acetylglucosamine 1-carboxyvinyltransferase: protein MAPIQYIVEGGHRLSGSIEPSGNKNSALPIIAAALLTEHPVTLHNVPRIRDTETLVELIRSVGAAAEWSAGNTLHIHAKSIRAADLDPELCVRIRASILLAGPLLARCGEVMLPPPGGDVIGRRRLDTHVLALEQLGAKVTATDRLEFRAPRLIGADVFLDEPSVTATENALVAAVAADGVTHLRNAASEPHVQDLANFLVALGAKIEGIGTNTMVIHGSATLGAATYSIQPDHIEVGSLIGLAAVTRSPLRIVRAGVEHLRSIRMGFERLGIVCRIEGDDLIVPSNQTLKIQDDFGGHVPKLEDQPWPAFPADLMSIAIVTATQCEGVILMFEKMFESRMFFVDKLIAMGARIVLCDPHRAIIAGPSRLRGASMISPDIRAGMAMLLAAVCAEGTSTINNADQIERGYERIDERLNALGAKIRRVPERNG from the coding sequence GTGGCGCCCATCCAATACATCGTCGAGGGCGGTCACCGGCTCTCGGGCTCGATCGAGCCGTCCGGCAACAAGAATTCGGCGCTGCCGATCATCGCGGCCGCGCTGCTCACCGAGCATCCGGTGACGCTTCACAACGTGCCGCGGATCCGCGACACCGAGACGCTGGTCGAGCTGATCCGCTCGGTCGGCGCCGCGGCGGAATGGAGCGCGGGCAACACGCTGCATATTCACGCCAAGAGCATCCGCGCCGCCGATCTCGATCCCGAGCTTTGTGTGCGCATCCGCGCCTCGATCCTGCTCGCGGGGCCCTTGCTCGCCCGCTGCGGCGAGGTGATGCTGCCGCCGCCCGGCGGCGACGTCATCGGCCGGCGCCGGCTCGACACCCATGTGCTGGCGCTGGAACAGCTTGGCGCAAAAGTCACGGCGACCGACCGGCTGGAATTCCGCGCGCCCAGGCTCATCGGCGCCGACGTGTTCCTTGACGAGCCGAGCGTCACCGCGACCGAGAACGCGCTGGTCGCCGCCGTCGCGGCCGACGGCGTCACCCATTTGCGCAACGCGGCCTCGGAGCCGCATGTGCAGGATCTCGCCAATTTCCTGGTCGCGCTCGGCGCGAAAATCGAGGGCATCGGCACCAACACCATGGTGATCCATGGCTCGGCGACGCTGGGGGCAGCGACGTATTCGATCCAACCCGACCACATCGAGGTCGGCTCGCTGATCGGGCTTGCCGCGGTGACGCGCTCGCCGCTCCGCATCGTGCGCGCCGGTGTCGAGCATCTGCGCTCGATCCGCATGGGGTTCGAGCGGCTCGGCATCGTCTGCCGCATCGAGGGCGACGATCTCATCGTGCCCTCGAACCAGACGCTGAAGATCCAGGACGACTTTGGCGGCCATGTGCCGAAGCTGGAGGACCAGCCCTGGCCGGCCTTCCCGGCCGATCTGATGTCGATCGCGATCGTCACTGCGACGCAATGCGAGGGCGTGATTCTGATGTTCGAGAAGATGTTCGAGTCGCGGATGTTCTTCGTCGACAAGCTGATCGCGATGGGTGCCCGCATTGTCCTCTGCGATCCGCACCGCGCCATCATCGCAGGCCCCAGCCGGCTACGCGGCGCATCGATGATCTCGCCCGACATCCGCGCCGGCATGGCCATGCTGCTCGCCGCCGTCTGCGCCGAGGGCACCTCCACCATCAACAACGCCGACCAGATCGAGCGCGGCTACGAGCGCATCGACGAGCGGCTGAACGCGCTCGGCGCGAAGATCCGGCGCGTGCCGGAGCGGAACGGCTGA
- a CDS encoding MATE family efflux transporter, which produces MLDTVQPQQPPQAGVQSHLAEEFVETLRLAVPMMLTQLGQIAMITSDLALIGRLGEDSVAAAALAHTVYFVSFTFGLGLMAAVSPLAAQAFGAGDVRRIRLSLRVGLWAALLISLPMMASPLYGEHILITLGQAPHSAALAQRYLNGLAWGIAPALGFIALRSMMSAVNRPQAPLWITLAAIPANFVLVYCLIHGLFGLPELGLFGAGLATTLVNLGTFVAALAIAAWRRPFADYHPLAHLWRIDWPLMRQLIVIGAPISFSLLLEYGMFSSAALLMGLISTTALAAHQIALQVTAVLFMVPLGIGMAATVRVGHAFGRNEPAGVRRAGLVAAVLGIAFVSALTVAIILGRYELGRLFFGRSEASAPTVELTAALLLVGATFFIADALQTIMGGALRGINDTRMTLVFAAIGYWCVGFPIAWALAFHAGLGAVGVWIGLSIGSFVYAGLLILRFRLLTRRLAE; this is translated from the coding sequence ATGCTCGACACTGTCCAACCACAACAGCCGCCGCAAGCCGGCGTGCAAAGTCATCTCGCGGAGGAATTCGTCGAGACGTTGCGGCTGGCCGTGCCGATGATGCTGACGCAGCTCGGGCAGATCGCGATGATCACGAGCGATCTCGCGCTGATCGGGAGGCTTGGCGAGGATTCGGTCGCCGCTGCGGCACTTGCGCACACCGTCTATTTTGTCAGTTTCACTTTCGGACTCGGATTGATGGCCGCGGTGTCGCCGCTGGCAGCCCAGGCGTTTGGCGCCGGCGACGTCAGACGCATCCGCCTTTCCCTGCGCGTCGGCCTCTGGGCCGCGCTGCTGATCTCGCTGCCGATGATGGCTTCGCCGCTCTATGGCGAGCACATCCTGATCACGCTCGGACAGGCGCCGCATTCGGCTGCGCTCGCGCAGCGCTATCTGAATGGCCTCGCCTGGGGCATCGCGCCGGCACTCGGCTTCATCGCGCTGCGCAGCATGATGAGCGCGGTGAACCGGCCGCAGGCTCCGTTGTGGATCACGCTCGCGGCGATCCCCGCGAATTTCGTGCTGGTCTATTGCCTGATCCATGGCCTGTTCGGCCTGCCGGAGCTCGGCCTGTTCGGCGCCGGACTGGCGACGACCCTGGTCAATCTCGGCACCTTCGTCGCCGCGCTCGCCATCGCGGCGTGGCGCAGGCCCTTCGCCGATTATCACCCGCTGGCCCATTTGTGGCGGATCGACTGGCCTTTGATGCGTCAGCTCATCGTGATCGGCGCGCCGATCTCGTTCTCGCTCCTGCTGGAATACGGCATGTTTTCCTCGGCGGCGCTCTTGATGGGACTGATCTCGACCACCGCGCTGGCCGCACACCAGATCGCGCTCCAGGTCACGGCCGTGCTGTTCATGGTCCCGCTCGGCATCGGCATGGCCGCCACGGTGCGGGTCGGCCACGCCTTCGGCCGTAACGAGCCGGCCGGCGTCCGACGCGCCGGCCTCGTCGCGGCGGTGCTCGGGATTGCGTTCGTCTCGGCGCTGACGGTTGCCATCATTCTCGGCCGCTATGAGCTGGGACGGCTGTTCTTCGGCCGCAGCGAGGCCAGCGCGCCGACCGTCGAACTGACAGCAGCACTTTTGCTGGTCGGCGCAACCTTCTTCATCGCCGACGCGCTCCAGACCATCATGGGCGGTGCGCTGCGCGGCATCAATGACACGAGGATGACACTGGTGTTCGCGGCGATCGGCTATTGGTGCGTCGGCTTCCCCATTGCCTGGGCGCTGGCTTTCCACGCCGGCCTCGGCGCGGTCGGCGTCTGGATCGGACTGTCGATCGGATCGTTCGTCTATGCCGGACTCTTGATCTTGCGCTTCCGGCTGCTGACGCGCAGACTGGCGGAATGA
- a CDS encoding DUF2867 domain-containing protein: MTGPVRAVTPDVDAGTVLSGAQFIDAFRVEVGTTPLSAREACTRMMLHGPRWIDALTRLRNVLVKPFGLKTSGEGAPAPHGMIGLFPVLSETPERLIAGFDDYHLDFRVVVDVAGETADRRVTLTTLVRTNNLLGRAYLTLIVPFHKLVARSMMGDIVEPVR, encoded by the coding sequence ATGACAGGACCCGTTCGCGCAGTCACCCCCGATGTCGATGCCGGCACGGTGCTATCAGGCGCACAGTTCATCGACGCGTTTCGTGTGGAGGTCGGCACGACGCCATTGAGTGCCCGCGAGGCCTGCACCCGAATGATGCTGCACGGGCCGCGCTGGATCGATGCGCTGACGCGCTTGCGCAACGTCCTGGTGAAACCCTTCGGACTGAAGACATCGGGCGAAGGCGCACCGGCTCCGCACGGGATGATCGGCCTGTTTCCAGTGCTGAGCGAAACACCGGAGCGGCTGATCGCCGGTTTTGACGACTACCATCTCGATTTCCGCGTCGTGGTTGACGTCGCCGGCGAGACGGCGGATCGGCGGGTGACATTGACCACGTTGGTACGGACCAACAATCTGCTCGGGCGCGCCTATCTCACGCTGATCGTACCGTTTCACAAGCTCGTGGCCCGCAGCATGATGGGAGACATCGTGGAGCCGGTGCGATGA
- a CDS encoding FUSC family protein translates to MADAKELFDRIRARRTQLGLAIRVTVAAVAAYAIATALHLLLPLWAVLTSLIVTQMSVGRSLKATRDYMLGTIGGAIYGGAIAITIPYSSEAGLLGLLVLAVAPLAFVAAIYPNLSTATVTAVIVLLVPTMHHADPLASAIDRVSEVSVGAITGLLVSFLVLPSRAVRQIRASAAKLLELIAEAFSELLAGLTRGRDNDALHRIQDGIGTAMVGMNAIGAEAERERSARLSSGPDTGPLLRTILRLRHDVVMIGRATVVPLPAEVQVRLAEPLAEVSAAIVRFLKSAADALREGAGAPPIHPVHVALQHYSEAVAAVRQDSLIRGQPADTAERFFALGFSLEQMHQNLCDLDRVVGEWAEAAADGPVKVAE, encoded by the coding sequence ATGGCAGACGCAAAGGAGCTGTTCGACCGGATCCGGGCGCGGCGAACGCAACTGGGACTTGCGATCCGGGTCACGGTGGCGGCTGTGGCGGCCTATGCGATCGCGACCGCGCTGCATCTGTTGCTGCCGCTCTGGGCGGTTCTGACATCACTGATCGTGACCCAGATGAGCGTCGGGCGCTCGCTAAAGGCGACGCGCGATTACATGCTCGGCACCATCGGCGGCGCGATCTATGGCGGCGCCATCGCGATCACGATTCCCTACTCCAGCGAAGCGGGCCTGCTGGGGCTGCTGGTCCTGGCAGTCGCGCCGCTCGCCTTCGTTGCCGCGATCTATCCGAACCTCAGCACCGCCACCGTGACCGCGGTGATCGTGCTGCTGGTCCCGACCATGCATCATGCCGACCCGCTGGCGTCGGCGATCGATCGGGTCAGTGAGGTCTCGGTCGGTGCCATCACCGGGCTCTTGGTCTCTTTCCTGGTGCTGCCCTCGCGCGCGGTGCGGCAGATCCGCGCCAGCGCGGCGAAGCTGCTTGAGTTGATCGCGGAGGCTTTTTCCGAACTGCTCGCCGGTCTCACCCGCGGCCGCGACAACGATGCGCTGCACCGGATCCAGGATGGCATCGGCACCGCCATGGTCGGCATGAATGCGATCGGCGCGGAGGCCGAGCGCGAGCGTTCGGCGCGGCTGTCAAGCGGCCCCGACACCGGCCCGCTGCTGCGCACGATTCTGCGGCTGCGCCACGATGTCGTGATGATCGGCCGCGCCACCGTGGTGCCGCTGCCCGCCGAGGTGCAGGTCAGGCTCGCGGAGCCGCTGGCGGAGGTCAGCGCGGCGATCGTGCGCTTCCTGAAGTCGGCGGCTGATGCCCTGCGCGAGGGCGCCGGCGCGCCGCCGATCCATCCCGTGCACGTGGCGCTTCAGCATTATTCCGAGGCCGTCGCCGCCGTTCGCCAGGACAGCCTGATCCGCGGCCAGCCGGCCGACACCGCGGAGCGCTTCTTCGCGCTCGGCTTCTCGCTGGAGCAGATGCACCAGAATCTATGCGATCTCGACCGCGTCGTCGGGGAGTGGGCGGAAGCCGCGGCCGACGGGCCGGTGAAGGTCGCGGAGTGA
- a CDS encoding MmgE/PrpD family protein, with protein sequence MAHETATLAAYVAKLNYQEIPAEVLERAKVLTLDFLGSAIRARSEAESTPSLLKMLEALSLDAKGCSTVFGDSKTWTPAVAALLNGALGHSLDFDDTHADSSLHPSAPVVPAAFAVGEMVGASGRDVLTAIVAGYEVCCRLGNALDPTSHYARGFHPTATAGTYGAAAAAAKLFGLSEPQIIAAFGVSGSQAAGSLQFLVNGAWNKRYQVGAAAMNGVIAATLARNEFVGATESIEGKHGLLAGYTDDAHPDKAVAGLGKTYETMKIGVKPYPSCRYTHAAIDALIAMRREHNLTPDQVKRVEIGLHRNGITLTGDAASKRHPTSIVGGQFSMFFTGALALDQGSFGWDDYNRLGDAAIDALADKFDVVQDDRLEIGRTHPFGARVSIVTDDGVHERIYADPSGEPNSFPDAQAMQQKFLTLARPVLNARADKFADAILSLERFDRVANATELGRQ encoded by the coding sequence ATGGCCCACGAAACCGCAACGCTAGCCGCCTATGTCGCCAAGCTGAATTATCAGGAAATTCCGGCGGAGGTGCTGGAGCGCGCCAAGGTGCTGACGCTGGATTTCCTCGGCAGCGCCATCCGGGCCAGGAGCGAAGCGGAGTCAACCCCGTCGCTGCTGAAGATGCTCGAAGCGCTGTCGCTCGACGCCAAGGGCTGCTCCACCGTGTTCGGCGACAGCAAGACGTGGACTCCGGCGGTCGCGGCGCTCCTCAACGGCGCACTCGGCCATTCCCTTGATTTCGACGATACCCATGCGGATTCCTCGCTGCATCCGAGCGCGCCGGTGGTTCCGGCGGCCTTCGCCGTCGGCGAAATGGTCGGTGCCTCCGGACGCGATGTGCTGACGGCGATCGTCGCGGGCTATGAGGTCTGCTGCCGGCTCGGCAATGCGCTCGATCCGACCTCTCATTATGCGCGCGGCTTCCATCCGACAGCGACCGCCGGCACCTATGGCGCGGCCGCTGCGGCGGCAAAATTGTTCGGCCTCTCCGAGCCGCAGATCATCGCCGCCTTCGGCGTCTCCGGCAGCCAGGCCGCCGGCTCGCTGCAATTCCTGGTCAACGGCGCCTGGAACAAGCGCTATCAGGTCGGCGCCGCCGCGATGAACGGCGTGATCGCCGCGACGCTGGCACGCAACGAGTTCGTCGGCGCGACGGAATCAATCGAGGGCAAGCATGGCCTGCTCGCCGGCTACACCGACGATGCACATCCGGACAAGGCGGTGGCCGGGCTCGGCAAGACCTATGAGACCATGAAGATCGGCGTGAAGCCGTATCCGAGCTGCCGTTACACCCATGCCGCGATCGACGCGCTGATCGCGATGCGGCGCGAGCACAATCTGACGCCCGACCAAGTCAAGCGCGTCGAGATCGGCCTGCATCGCAACGGCATCACGCTCACGGGCGATGCCGCGAGCAAGCGGCATCCGACCTCGATCGTCGGCGGCCAGTTCTCGATGTTCTTCACCGGCGCACTCGCGCTCGACCAGGGTTCATTCGGCTGGGACGACTACAACCGCCTCGGCGATGCCGCCATCGACGCACTCGCCGACAAGTTCGACGTGGTGCAGGACGACCGCCTCGAGATCGGCCGCACCCATCCGTTCGGCGCGCGCGTCAGCATCGTCACCGACGATGGCGTGCATGAGCGGATCTATGCCGACCCCTCGGGCGAGCCGAACTCGTTCCCGGATGCGCAGGCGATGCAGCAGAAGTTCCTGACGCTGGCCAGGCCGGTGCTGAATGCACGGGCCGACAAATTCGCCGACGCGATCCTGTCGCTGGAGCGGTTCGATCGCGTGGCGAACGCAACGGAGCTGGGGCGGCAGTAA
- a CDS encoding serine hydrolase: MTRRRKIILLTTTIVAAGLALGAARARDVPKVATGFIADTICSETFVSGLDPSRNLAETIDAMPGANLLSWAMDYQVDRARKDVTVTLFGIGRSHAVYREGLGCTLEHGQGIAAVALPPDGKQPALLPEIAGPGLVPPQSEELSAALDRAFAEPAPPYRRTRAIVVMKAGRIIAERYADGVGPETPLLGFSMTKSVISALTGILVRQGKLKLDGPAPIAAWQDPDDPRHAITVDQLLRHTAGIALGSSLQASLGSVLEPVNTMKYAEDDMASFAERAPLATSPGTVWNYHDGNFLILSHLIRNAAGGKPADALRFARRELFAPLGMVNVTLQLDGAGTIEGSGEMLASARDWVRFGQLYLNDGVAGGKRILPEGWVNYSASATPNAWVGIGAGFWTNQGDSFGAKFRIEHGWPRDAFFAKGTIGQYTIVIPSEKLVIVRLGRSPNFPPEADGVFELVRDVIASTREKGKMAGAN, from the coding sequence GTGACCCGCCGCCGCAAGATCATCCTCCTTACCACCACCATCGTCGCTGCCGGCCTCGCGCTCGGCGCGGCGCGGGCCCGCGATGTGCCGAAGGTCGCGACGGGCTTCATCGCCGACACGATCTGCTCGGAGACGTTCGTCTCCGGCCTCGATCCCAGCCGCAATCTCGCCGAGACCATTGATGCGATGCCAGGCGCAAACCTGCTGAGCTGGGCGATGGACTACCAGGTCGATCGCGCGCGCAAGGATGTCACGGTGACGCTGTTCGGCATCGGCCGCAGCCATGCCGTCTATCGCGAGGGGCTCGGCTGTACCCTCGAGCACGGCCAGGGGATCGCCGCCGTCGCGCTGCCGCCTGACGGCAAGCAGCCAGCGTTGTTACCCGAGATCGCCGGCCCGGGACTCGTGCCGCCGCAAAGCGAAGAACTGTCCGCCGCGCTCGACCGCGCCTTCGCCGAGCCCGCGCCGCCCTACCGCCGCACCCGCGCGATCGTCGTCATGAAGGCCGGCCGCATCATCGCCGAGCGCTATGCCGATGGTGTCGGGCCGGAGACGCCGCTGCTCGGCTTCTCCATGACGAAGTCGGTGATCTCAGCACTGACAGGCATTCTCGTACGCCAGGGCAAGTTAAAGCTCGATGGGCCTGCGCCCATTGCCGCCTGGCAAGATCCTGATGATCCGCGTCACGCCATCACCGTCGACCAGTTGCTGCGTCACACCGCAGGCATCGCGCTCGGGAGCTCGTTGCAGGCCTCGCTCGGCTCCGTGCTCGAGCCGGTCAACACCATGAAATACGCCGAGGATGATATGGCGAGCTTTGCCGAGCGCGCGCCGCTTGCGACCTCACCGGGCACGGTGTGGAATTATCACGATGGCAACTTCCTCATCCTCTCGCATCTGATCCGCAACGCTGCCGGCGGTAAGCCCGCCGATGCGCTCCGCTTCGCGCGCCGCGAATTGTTCGCGCCACTCGGCATGGTCAACGTCACGCTTCAGCTCGACGGTGCCGGCACGATCGAGGGCTCCGGCGAGATGTTGGCATCCGCGCGCGACTGGGTGCGCTTCGGCCAGCTCTATCTCAACGACGGCGTCGCCGGCGGCAAGCGTATCCTCCCCGAGGGGTGGGTGAACTACTCGGCGTCAGCCACGCCAAACGCGTGGGTCGGCATCGGCGCCGGCTTCTGGACCAACCAGGGCGACAGTTTTGGCGCGAAGTTTCGAATCGAGCACGGCTGGCCGCGCGATGCGTTCTTCGCCAAAGGCACGATCGGCCAGTACACGATTGTGATCCCATCGGAGAAACTGGTGATCGTGCGCCTCGGCCGCTCGCCGAACTTCCCGCCGGAAGCGGACGGTGTATTTGAGCTCGTGCGCGATGTCATTGCGTCAACGCGCGAGAAGGGGAAAATGGCGGGCGCGAACTAG